The following coding sequences are from one Pseudonocardia sp. HH130630-07 window:
- a CDS encoding ABC transporter permease has product MIRLRGAIVAPVLAVGVAALLCAVALLVSGASPWTALTTILAQLGSGTIAVDTVNSAAVYYIAALAVAIGFQMRLFNIGVEGQFRVAACLAAIVGGTVVLPPVLHTLLILVVAMLSGAAWIAIPALLKAYRGVSEVISTIMLNAIATGLIAFLIRAETFGELRGNNITTPPIPESGWFPGIPVGDSEIFGMVVVAAVLGAGYWFLLGRTRFGFELRASGESATAASAGGVNARRTIVVALLASGAIAGLIGLPELLGRDHAYTLTSPQGYGFTGIAIALLGRNHPIGIALGALLWAFLDKSAVALDVVGIQREIVLIMQGLIVLSVVVAYELVRRVERRAEQRRVAVAAPEPAGVGS; this is encoded by the coding sequence CGCTCACCACCATCCTGGCCCAGCTCGGCTCGGGCACGATCGCCGTCGACACGGTGAACTCCGCGGCGGTCTACTACATCGCCGCGCTGGCGGTCGCGATCGGCTTCCAGATGCGGCTGTTCAACATCGGCGTGGAGGGGCAGTTCCGGGTCGCGGCCTGCCTGGCCGCGATCGTCGGCGGGACGGTCGTCCTGCCGCCGGTGCTGCACACGCTGCTGATCCTCGTGGTCGCCATGCTGTCCGGTGCCGCGTGGATCGCGATCCCGGCGCTGCTCAAGGCCTACCGCGGGGTCTCCGAGGTCATCTCCACGATCATGCTGAACGCGATCGCCACCGGCCTGATCGCGTTCCTGATCCGGGCCGAGACCTTCGGCGAGCTGCGCGGCAACAACATCACCACCCCGCCGATCCCGGAGTCCGGCTGGTTCCCCGGCATCCCGGTCGGCGACAGCGAGATCTTCGGGATGGTGGTCGTCGCCGCCGTGCTCGGCGCCGGCTACTGGTTCCTGCTCGGCCGGACCCGGTTCGGGTTCGAGCTGCGGGCGTCGGGCGAGTCGGCGACGGCGGCGTCGGCCGGCGGGGTGAACGCGCGCCGGACGATCGTCGTCGCGCTGCTCGCCTCCGGCGCGATCGCCGGGCTGATCGGACTGCCCGAGCTGCTCGGCCGCGACCACGCCTACACCCTCACCTCGCCGCAGGGGTACGGCTTCACCGGCATCGCGATCGCGCTGCTGGGCCGCAACCACCCGATCGGCATCGCGCTCGGGGCGCTGCTCTGGGCCTTCCTGGACAAGTCCGCGGTCGCACTCGACGTCGTCGGGATCCAGCGGGAGATCGTGCTGATCATGCAGGGGCTGATCGTGCTGTCGGTGGTCGTCGCCTACGAACTGGTCCGGCGGGTGGAGCGGCGGGCCGAGCAACGCCGGGTCGCGGTCGCCGCGCCCGAACCCGCGGGGGTGGGCTCGTGA
- a CDS encoding ABC transporter permease: protein MTAAVLQRAAALPRWARSALLAAGLVLVLSITVTLTGQTQLASSGTSEAAVRLGLPILFAALGGLWAERAGIINIGLEGMMVLGTWGAAWAGYQWGPWAALLGGLAFGALGGLVHAVATVTFGVNHIVSGVAITLLGTGLTKYLATLVFTPVSQNPRQSPRLEGFEQFSVPGLSPGLQALEAQQRVFVSDLAGLLSGLVTGLTPIVVLGVGLVPLSYWILWRTPFGLRLRSTGESPVAAESLGVNVVAHKYAAVVISGALAGLGGAALVLNPGQLSYLENQVGGRGYIGLAAMIFGNWRPAGLLVGSALFGYVDGLQLRAGGEAVHALLYGATLVAVAVAVLWAIRRMWTATAVALGAGVAVYALYWTIESVPSEFASYAPQLVTLIVLAVASQRLRPPARLGDPYQRGEGG, encoded by the coding sequence GTGACCGCCGCCGTGCTGCAGCGGGCCGCGGCCCTGCCCCGGTGGGCCCGGTCGGCGCTGCTCGCCGCCGGGCTGGTGCTCGTCCTGTCGATCACCGTGACGCTGACCGGCCAGACCCAGCTGGCGTCGTCCGGGACCTCGGAGGCCGCGGTCCGGCTGGGCCTGCCGATCCTGTTCGCCGCGCTCGGCGGCCTGTGGGCCGAACGCGCGGGGATCATCAACATCGGCCTCGAGGGCATGATGGTGCTGGGCACCTGGGGCGCGGCCTGGGCCGGCTACCAGTGGGGGCCGTGGGCCGCGCTGCTGGGCGGGCTGGCGTTCGGTGCGCTGGGCGGGCTGGTGCACGCCGTCGCGACGGTGACGTTCGGCGTCAACCACATCGTCTCCGGGGTCGCGATCACGCTGCTCGGCACCGGGCTCACGAAGTACCTGGCGACGCTGGTGTTCACCCCGGTGTCGCAGAACCCGCGCCAGTCCCCGCGGCTGGAGGGCTTCGAGCAGTTCTCGGTGCCCGGCCTGTCGCCGGGGCTGCAGGCGCTCGAGGCCCAGCAACGGGTGTTCGTCTCCGATCTCGCCGGGCTGCTCTCCGGCCTGGTCACCGGGCTGACGCCGATCGTCGTGCTGGGGGTCGGGCTGGTCCCGCTGAGCTACTGGATCCTCTGGCGGACGCCGTTCGGTCTCCGGCTGCGCAGCACCGGCGAGTCCCCGGTCGCCGCGGAGTCGCTCGGGGTGAACGTGGTCGCCCACAAGTACGCGGCCGTCGTGATCTCCGGGGCGCTGGCCGGGCTCGGCGGCGCGGCGCTCGTCCTCAACCCGGGCCAGCTCAGCTACCTGGAGAATCAGGTCGGCGGCCGGGGCTACATCGGGCTCGCCGCGATGATCTTCGGCAACTGGCGGCCGGCCGGGCTGCTCGTCGGGTCGGCGCTGTTCGGCTACGTCGACGGCCTGCAGCTGCGGGCCGGCGGCGAGGCGGTGCACGCCCTGCTCTACGGCGCGACCCTGGTCGCGGTGGCCGTCGCCGTGCTGTGGGCGATCCGCCGGATGTGGACGGCCACCGCCGTCGCGCTCGGCGCCGGTGTCGCCGTCTACGCCCTGTACTGGACGATCGAGTCGGTGCCGTCGGAGTTCGCGTCCTACGCCCCGCAGCTGGTCACGCTGATCGTGCTCGCGGTGGCGTCGCAACGACTACGGCCACCCGCCCGGCTCGGTGATCCGTACCAACGCGGGGAGGGCGGCTAG
- a CDS encoding cytidine deaminase: MDPDWPSLRDAAVAAAAGAWAPYSGLHVGAAALVDDGRVITGCNVENASYGLGVCAEVTLAGQLRLTGGGRLVAVACRSGTGDLLMPCGRCRQVLYEFGGPDLLCDTPRGVLGFTEVLPDAFGPEHLP, from the coding sequence ATGGACCCCGACTGGCCCTCCCTGCGGGACGCCGCCGTCGCCGCGGCCGCCGGGGCCTGGGCGCCCTACTCCGGGCTGCACGTCGGCGCCGCGGCCCTGGTCGACGACGGCCGGGTGATCACCGGCTGCAACGTCGAGAACGCCTCCTACGGCCTCGGCGTCTGCGCCGAGGTCACCCTGGCCGGGCAGCTGCGGCTCACCGGCGGCGGCCGGCTGGTCGCCGTGGCCTGCCGGTCGGGCACCGGTGACCTGCTGATGCCGTGCGGCCGGTGCCGCCAGGTCCTCTACGAGTTCGGTGGCCCGGACCTCCTGTGCGACACCCCCCGTGGCGTGCTCGGCTTCACCGAGGTCCTCCCCGACGCGTTCGGCCCGGAGCACCTGCCGTGA
- a CDS encoding thymidine phosphorylase: MGSGSGFSAVEVIADKRDCRGLSREQIGWVVDAYTSGEVADEQMSALAMAILLNGMDAAETAHWTQAMIDSGEVLDFGDVGRPLVDKHSTGGVGDKITLPLAPLVAACGAAVPQLSGRGLGHTGGTLDKLESIPGWRAALSTDEIRAQLADVGAVICATTPTLAPADRRLYALRDVTGTVESVPLIASSIMSKKLAEGTGGLVLDVKVGSGAFMKTAARAGELADAMTAIGAAHGLPTTALLTDMSRPLGRCVGNALEVAESVEVLRGHGPADVAGLTVALAREMLALAGVTGTDPAEVLASGAAHPFWERMIAAQGGDPDAPLPVAAHVETVTADRSGVFAGADALAVGTAAWRLGAGRARKEDPVQAGAGVRMLAVPGDEVRPGTPLLELHTDTPERFPDAHRALAGAALLVTADPPAQRPLVLDARRPG; this comes from the coding sequence GTGGGTTCCGGTAGCGGGTTCAGTGCCGTCGAGGTCATCGCGGACAAGCGGGACTGCCGGGGGCTGAGCCGCGAGCAGATCGGGTGGGTGGTCGACGCCTACACCAGCGGCGAGGTCGCCGACGAGCAGATGTCCGCGCTCGCGATGGCCATCCTGCTCAACGGGATGGACGCCGCGGAGACCGCGCACTGGACCCAGGCGATGATCGACTCCGGCGAGGTGCTGGACTTCGGCGACGTCGGCCGCCCGCTGGTCGACAAGCACTCCACCGGCGGGGTCGGGGACAAGATCACCCTGCCGCTGGCCCCGCTCGTCGCGGCCTGCGGCGCCGCGGTCCCGCAGCTGTCCGGGCGCGGCCTGGGGCACACCGGCGGCACCCTGGACAAGCTGGAGTCGATCCCCGGGTGGCGGGCCGCGCTGTCCACCGACGAGATCCGGGCCCAGCTCGCCGACGTCGGCGCGGTGATCTGTGCGACCACCCCGACGCTGGCCCCGGCCGACCGGCGGCTCTACGCGCTGCGCGACGTGACCGGCACCGTCGAGTCGGTCCCGCTGATCGCCAGCTCGATCATGAGCAAGAAGCTGGCCGAGGGCACCGGCGGCCTGGTCCTGGACGTCAAGGTCGGTTCCGGCGCGTTCATGAAGACCGCGGCCCGGGCCGGGGAGCTGGCCGACGCGATGACCGCGATCGGTGCCGCGCACGGCCTCCCGACGACCGCCCTGCTCACCGACATGTCCCGGCCGCTGGGGCGGTGCGTCGGCAACGCGCTGGAGGTCGCCGAGTCGGTCGAGGTGCTGCGCGGGCACGGCCCCGCCGACGTCGCCGGGCTGACGGTCGCGCTGGCCCGGGAGATGCTGGCGCTGGCCGGGGTCACCGGGACCGATCCCGCCGAGGTGCTGGCCTCCGGCGCGGCGCACCCGTTCTGGGAACGCATGATCGCCGCCCAGGGCGGCGACCCGGACGCGCCGCTGCCCGTCGCCGCGCACGTCGAGACGGTCACCGCGGACCGCTCCGGGGTGTTCGCCGGGGCGGACGCGCTGGCCGTCGGGACGGCGGCCTGGCGGCTCGGCGCCGGCCGGGCGCGCAAGGAGGACCCGGTGCAGGCCGGTGCCGGGGTGCGGATGCTCGCCGTCCCCGGGGACGAGGTCCGCCCCGGCACCCCGCTGCTGGAACTGCACACCGACACCCCGGAGCGGTTCCCGGACGCCCACCGGGCGCTCGCCGGGGCCGCGCTGCTGGTGACCGCCGACCCACCGGCGCAGCGCCCGCTCGTACTCGACGCGCGCCGCCCCGGCTGA
- a CDS encoding metallophosphoesterase family protein, giving the protein MLAAAGGLGALAAGVRSGTAAASPRPGTGVVAGRLRFAPDGTFRVVQFNDTQDDERTDVRTVQLIERTLDAEKPGLVVVNGDVITEGCEGRQQVKQAINNVVWPMESRAIPWALTFGNHDEDSPAAEEPDMLRFCRTYAHNVNADEQPGPTGTGNGVVEIAAPQGDRAAYAVWLIDAGRYAPERIAGQDIEGYPHWDWVRGDQVGWYREQSAALAERHGGPVPGLMFLHIPLWEFRFMWWGGVDTRTEESAARGRARHRIVGERNEDECPGPFNSGLFSAICERGDVHGVFAGHDHVNTYCGDYYGIRLGYGPGTGFGAYGLDGPDRNRLRGARVFDLAVEGDTVRMETRLVFAKDLGIDLTADDRPGDPRPLAPPQENA; this is encoded by the coding sequence GTGCTCGCGGCGGCGGGCGGTCTCGGCGCGCTGGCCGCGGGCGTCCGGTCCGGGACCGCCGCCGCGAGCCCTCGGCCCGGCACCGGGGTGGTCGCCGGCCGCCTGCGCTTCGCCCCGGACGGCACCTTCCGCGTCGTGCAGTTCAACGACACCCAGGACGACGAGCGGACCGACGTCCGCACCGTGCAGCTCATCGAGCGCACGCTCGACGCCGAGAAGCCCGGCCTCGTCGTCGTCAACGGGGACGTGATCACCGAGGGCTGCGAGGGACGCCAGCAGGTCAAGCAGGCGATCAACAACGTCGTGTGGCCGATGGAGAGCCGGGCGATCCCGTGGGCGCTGACCTTCGGCAACCACGACGAGGACTCGCCCGCCGCCGAGGAACCCGACATGCTGCGGTTCTGCCGCACCTACGCGCACAACGTGAACGCCGACGAGCAGCCGGGGCCGACCGGGACCGGCAACGGGGTCGTCGAGATCGCCGCCCCGCAGGGTGACCGCGCGGCGTACGCGGTCTGGCTGATCGACGCCGGCCGGTACGCGCCCGAGCGGATCGCCGGCCAGGACATCGAGGGCTACCCGCACTGGGACTGGGTGCGGGGCGACCAGGTCGGCTGGTACCGGGAGCAGTCCGCCGCGCTCGCCGAGCGGCACGGTGGCCCGGTTCCGGGACTGATGTTCCTGCACATCCCGCTGTGGGAGTTCCGCTTCATGTGGTGGGGCGGGGTGGACACCCGGACCGAGGAGTCCGCGGCCCGCGGCCGGGCCAGGCACCGCATCGTCGGCGAGCGCAACGAGGACGAGTGCCCGGGACCGTTCAACTCCGGGCTGTTCTCCGCGATCTGCGAACGCGGTGACGTGCACGGCGTGTTCGCCGGGCACGACCACGTCAACACCTACTGCGGCGACTACTACGGGATCCGGCTCGGCTACGGGCCCGGCACCGGTTTCGGCGCCTACGGGCTGGACGGGCCGGACCGCAACCGGCTGCGCGGGGCCAGGGTGTTCGACCTCGCCGTCGAGGGGGACACGGTCCGGATGGAGACCCGCCTGGTGTTCGCGAAGGATCTCGGCATCGACCTCACCGCCGACGACCGCCCCGGCGACCCGCGCCCGCTCGCCCCGCCGCAGGAGAACGCCTGA
- a CDS encoding sugar-binding transcriptional regulator yields the protein MGSGGVVDGRSEVIGREVVLEVARAYYLQDRSKTEIARSTGLSRWQVARLLAEARADGTVQIRVGDPAGERTALAGDLTAALGRYGVRDTLVVAATESADEEPAVDAVTGALATLLTSLVDEGAAVGLAWSRVIERLPRRLERLAPCQVVQLAGALSFPGDRLGSVEVTREVARRAGGTAFPFYAPLFVDAPAAAAALREQPEVARCLERVEHLDVAVVSVGHWSEHGSAVHPLVPAGLSRRTADAGAVGEISGRLLDAGGGAVRPGLDQHVVGITLDGLRRVPVRIATSHGRYRARATLAAVRAGLVSHLVVDQSQAEALLATLAAPV from the coding sequence GTGGGATCAGGGGGTGTCGTGGACGGCCGTTCCGAGGTGATCGGGCGCGAGGTCGTGCTGGAGGTGGCCCGGGCCTACTACCTGCAGGACCGGTCGAAGACCGAGATCGCCCGCAGCACCGGGCTCAGCCGCTGGCAGGTCGCCCGGCTGCTCGCCGAGGCCCGTGCCGACGGCACGGTGCAGATCCGGGTCGGCGACCCGGCCGGGGAGCGGACCGCGCTCGCCGGGGATCTCACCGCGGCGCTGGGGCGCTACGGGGTGCGCGACACCCTGGTCGTCGCGGCCACCGAGAGCGCCGACGAGGAACCGGCGGTCGACGCGGTCACCGGGGCGCTCGCGACGCTGCTGACCTCGCTCGTCGACGAGGGCGCCGCGGTCGGCCTGGCCTGGAGCCGGGTGATCGAGCGGCTGCCGCGCCGGCTGGAGCGGCTGGCGCCGTGCCAGGTCGTGCAGCTCGCCGGGGCGCTGTCGTTCCCCGGCGACCGGCTGGGCTCGGTCGAGGTGACCCGGGAGGTGGCCCGGCGGGCCGGCGGGACCGCGTTCCCGTTCTACGCCCCGCTGTTCGTCGACGCCCCGGCCGCGGCCGCCGCCCTGCGCGAACAGCCCGAGGTCGCCCGGTGCCTGGAGCGGGTCGAGCACCTCGACGTCGCCGTCGTCTCGGTCGGGCACTGGAGCGAGCACGGCTCGGCGGTGCACCCGCTCGTCCCGGCCGGGCTGTCCCGCCGCACCGCCGACGCCGGGGCGGTCGGCGAGATCAGCGGCCGCCTGCTCGACGCCGGCGGCGGCGCCGTCCGGCCCGGGCTGGACCAGCACGTCGTCGGGATCACCCTGGACGGGCTCCGCCGGGTGCCGGTGCGGATCGCGACCAGCCACGGCCGGTACCGGGCCCGGGCCACACTGGCCGCGGTCCGGGCCGGGCTGGTGAGCCACCTCGTCGTCGACCAGTCGCAGGCCGAGGCGCTGCTCGCCACCCTCGCCGCACCGGTCTGA
- a CDS encoding MFS transporter, which produces MANAAATTTRGSWKAVRAAFGGSFIEWYDFYLFGTAAALIFPRLFFPGSDDTVSVIESFGAFAAGFLTRPLGALIFGHFGDRIGRKPMLMITVVLIGAVTFLIGLLPTYETIGVWAAVALISLRLLQGIGIGGEFGGGSLLALESAPTGRRGFMGSFHQMGTPAGLLVSTGLVSLVSLLPEEDFLSWGWRIPFLLSGVFVVVALIVRSRVPETPVFQIARQKANRLPVATLFRTEWRHLLLGLGARMADAVTFNVINVFAISYATVHLGLSSSMILNGFVLAAAVELVLLPFIGRWSDRVGRKPVYLTGVVVCGIGGLLYFPVLDTGSVLLTWTAIVVLVAVGTGCMFAIQGAYFAEMFSTSTRYTGLGVVYQGSALLGGAPTPAIALALVAAFGYSYWPAAIYLVTLCAVSAVCVLLTRETFRDDLAET; this is translated from the coding sequence ATGGCGAACGCAGCGGCAACGACGACGCGCGGGTCCTGGAAGGCCGTCCGGGCGGCATTCGGCGGCAGCTTCATCGAGTGGTACGACTTCTACCTCTTCGGGACCGCCGCGGCGCTGATCTTCCCCCGGCTGTTCTTCCCGGGCAGCGACGACACCGTCAGCGTCATCGAGTCCTTCGGTGCGTTCGCCGCCGGGTTCCTGACCCGCCCGCTGGGTGCCCTGATCTTCGGGCACTTCGGCGACCGGATCGGGCGCAAGCCGATGCTGATGATCACCGTCGTGCTGATCGGTGCGGTCACGTTCCTGATCGGGCTGCTGCCGACCTACGAGACGATCGGCGTGTGGGCGGCGGTCGCGCTGATCTCGCTGCGGCTGCTGCAGGGGATCGGCATCGGCGGCGAGTTCGGCGGCGGGTCGCTGCTCGCGCTGGAGTCGGCGCCGACCGGGCGCCGCGGGTTCATGGGCAGCTTCCACCAGATGGGGACGCCGGCCGGGCTGCTCGTCTCCACCGGTCTGGTCAGCCTGGTCAGCCTGCTGCCCGAGGAGGACTTCCTCAGCTGGGGCTGGCGGATCCCGTTCCTGCTCAGCGGGGTGTTCGTCGTCGTCGCGCTGATCGTACGCTCGCGGGTGCCGGAGACCCCGGTGTTCCAGATCGCCCGGCAGAAGGCGAACCGGCTGCCGGTCGCGACCCTGTTCCGCACCGAGTGGCGGCACCTGCTGCTCGGTCTCGGGGCCCGGATGGCCGACGCCGTCACGTTCAACGTCATCAACGTGTTCGCGATCTCCTACGCGACGGTCCACCTCGGGCTCAGCTCGTCGATGATCCTCAACGGGTTCGTCCTCGCCGCCGCCGTGGAGCTGGTGCTGCTGCCGTTCATCGGCCGGTGGTCGGACCGGGTCGGGCGCAAACCGGTGTACCTGACCGGCGTCGTCGTCTGCGGGATCGGCGGCCTGCTCTACTTCCCGGTCCTGGACACCGGCAGCGTGCTGCTGACCTGGACGGCGATCGTCGTGCTCGTCGCGGTCGGCACCGGCTGCATGTTCGCGATCCAGGGCGCCTACTTCGCCGAGATGTTCAGCACCAGCACCCGCTACACCGGGCTCGGCGTGGTCTACCAGGGCTCGGCGCTGCTCGGTGGCGCCCCGACCCCGGCGATCGCGCTCGCCCTGGTCGCCGCGTTCGGCTACTCGTACTGGCCGGCCGCGATCTACCTGGTGACCCTGTGCGCCGTCAGCGCGGTCTGCGTGCTGCTCACCCGGGAGACCTTCCGCGACGACCTCGCCGAGACCTGA
- a CDS encoding sulfatase family protein, whose product MPDGRPNIVLIITDQQRFDSIAALGHEHVDTPNLDRLVSEGTALTNTYVAAPSCAPSRASLFTGLYPHTSGVLRNDEPWSHSWVEDLTGSGYRCTSIGKMHTYPYEAPVGFAERHVVENKDRAHPSLPFFLDQWDKALWIRGHEKPTRVTYRRRDDYADRLGAFEWELPEDLHADAFVGNLARHWLETYPGADDEPFFLQVGFPGPHPPYDPPPRHLEPYRDRPMPPAHATRADIDAQPEPLQALRREHLDNDHDAVVHLDDPTAEQEQRRRRHYYANVSLIDEQVGGLLDALERRGVLDDTVVVFTSDHGDALGDHGHSQKWTMYEPSVHVPLVFRGPGVAAGRRLDGLASLMDVGPTVLELAGLAPPVWMEAESLTPALRGERWEGRSHVFSEHARDGLLKGTELMTMVRDRRHKLVEFVDHPRGQLFDLETDPHEEHDLWSSPEHAPVREELRERTREWRAASALHTATWAARFR is encoded by the coding sequence GTGCCCGACGGCCGCCCCAACATCGTCCTGATCATCACCGACCAGCAGCGCTTCGACTCGATCGCCGCGCTCGGCCACGAGCACGTGGACACCCCGAACCTGGACCGGCTGGTCTCCGAGGGCACCGCACTCACCAACACCTACGTGGCCGCGCCGTCCTGCGCGCCGTCGCGGGCCAGCCTGTTCACCGGGCTCTACCCGCACACCTCCGGCGTGCTGCGCAACGACGAGCCGTGGTCGCACTCCTGGGTGGAGGACCTCACCGGCAGCGGCTACCGCTGCACCAGCATCGGCAAGATGCACACCTATCCCTACGAGGCGCCGGTCGGGTTCGCCGAGCGGCACGTCGTGGAGAACAAGGACCGGGCGCACCCGAGCCTGCCGTTCTTCCTCGACCAGTGGGACAAGGCGCTGTGGATCCGCGGGCACGAGAAGCCGACCCGGGTCACCTACCGGCGGCGCGACGACTACGCCGACCGGCTGGGCGCCTTCGAGTGGGAGCTGCCCGAGGACCTGCACGCCGACGCGTTCGTCGGGAACCTCGCCCGGCACTGGCTGGAGACCTACCCGGGAGCCGACGACGAGCCGTTCTTCCTGCAGGTCGGTTTCCCCGGGCCGCACCCGCCCTACGACCCGCCGCCGCGGCACCTGGAGCCCTACCGGGACCGGCCGATGCCCCCGGCGCACGCCACCCGGGCCGACATCGACGCCCAGCCGGAGCCGCTGCAGGCCCTGCGGCGCGAGCACCTGGACAACGACCACGACGCCGTCGTGCACCTCGACGATCCGACCGCCGAGCAGGAACAGCGCCGGCGCAGGCACTACTACGCCAACGTCTCGCTGATCGACGAGCAGGTCGGCGGGCTGCTCGACGCGCTGGAGCGGCGCGGGGTGCTCGACGACACCGTCGTCGTGTTCACCTCCGACCACGGTGACGCGCTCGGCGACCACGGGCACTCCCAGAAGTGGACCATGTACGAGCCGAGCGTCCACGTCCCGCTGGTGTTCCGGGGCCCCGGCGTCGCCGCCGGCCGGCGGCTCGACGGGCTGGCCTCGCTGATGGACGTCGGGCCGACGGTGCTGGAGCTGGCCGGGCTCGCGCCGCCGGTGTGGATGGAGGCCGAGTCGCTGACCCCCGCGCTGCGGGGCGAGCGGTGGGAGGGGCGCTCGCACGTGTTCTCCGAGCACGCCCGGGACGGCCTGCTCAAGGGGACCGAGCTGATGACGATGGTGCGGGACCGGCGGCACAAGCTCGTCGAGTTCGTCGACCATCCGCGCGGGCAGCTGTTCGACCTGGAGACCGACCCGCACGAGGAGCACGATCTCTGGTCCTCTCCGGAGCACGCGCCGGTGCGCGAGGAGCTGCGGGAACGCACCCGGGAGTGGCGGGCCGCCAGCGCGCTGCACACGGCGACCTGGGCGGCCCGTTTCCGCTGA
- the murJ gene encoding murein biosynthesis integral membrane protein MurJ: MREDRGAERAAIPRPVMPGRPRRAPGEADTETTAEITRPVGRPVVPDPGPETTPIDPVPPVAPPVPGPAPAPAAAADPAGPDDAPGGPPEQPAGPAGGPAGPAGGSAGPAAPSGGSGNASLVRSSGMMAIASLVSRITGFVRTLAVVAVLGFAVVNDSYTVSNTLPNIVYEFLIGGVLTSVMIPVLVRAQTEDADGGEAFTRRLLTVVGIGLLVATLLAMAAAPLLTQLYLGSGESGRSNPELATAFAWLLLPQIFFYGLGALLGAILNSKQMFGPFAWAPVLNNLVVLGVLGVFALMPGEISLDPVRMGDPKLLVLGLGTTLGIVVQALTLIPFMRRIGFRYRPLLGWDPRLGVAGGMVLWIMGYVAVGAVGYIVTTRVAAAADGGSVTTYTNAWLLLQVPYGVLGVSLLTALMPRMSRAAASGDTGQVVADLSLGARLSTVGLVPIAAVMTAFGGALGTALFSVGAGSGTGAARLGETIAWSAFGLLPYAVTMLQMRVFYAMTDSRTPTLIQVGMVAVKIPLLLMCPLLLPPEQVVLGLAAANGLSFVGGALLGQWLLRRRLGRARSVEVLSTLARVTLASAVGAALAWGLVQLADPLLAGWSDVVRSWAVLVLGSLVALPLAVVGMRVLKVAELDAVFRRFARR; encoded by the coding sequence ATGCGTGAGGACCGAGGTGCGGAACGGGCGGCGATCCCCCGACCGGTGATGCCGGGGCGGCCCCGCCGGGCACCCGGCGAGGCGGACACGGAGACCACCGCGGAGATCACCCGCCCGGTCGGGCGACCCGTGGTGCCGGACCCCGGTCCGGAGACGACCCCGATCGACCCGGTCCCCCCGGTCGCACCGCCGGTCCCCGGCCCCGCCCCTGCCCCGGCCGCCGCGGCGGACCCGGCCGGCCCGGACGACGCCCCCGGCGGCCCGCCGGAGCAGCCCGCCGGTCCGGCCGGGGGGCCGGCGGGCCCGGCGGGTGGTTCCGCCGGTCCGGCCGCCCCGTCCGGCGGATCGGGGAACGCCTCGCTGGTCCGCTCCTCGGGCATGATGGCGATCGCCAGCCTGGTCAGCCGGATCACCGGCTTCGTCCGGACACTGGCCGTGGTCGCGGTGCTCGGCTTCGCCGTCGTCAACGACTCCTACACGGTCTCCAACACGCTGCCGAACATCGTCTACGAGTTCCTCATCGGCGGCGTGCTGACCAGCGTGATGATCCCGGTACTGGTGCGGGCCCAGACCGAGGACGCCGACGGCGGCGAGGCGTTCACCCGGCGGCTGCTCACCGTCGTCGGGATCGGGCTGCTCGTCGCGACCCTGCTGGCGATGGCCGCCGCGCCGCTGCTCACCCAGCTCTACCTCGGCTCCGGGGAGTCGGGGCGGTCCAACCCGGAACTGGCGACGGCGTTCGCCTGGCTGCTGCTCCCGCAGATCTTCTTCTACGGCCTCGGCGCCCTGCTGGGCGCGATCCTGAACTCGAAGCAGATGTTCGGGCCGTTCGCCTGGGCGCCGGTGCTCAACAACCTCGTCGTGCTCGGGGTGCTCGGGGTGTTCGCCCTGATGCCGGGGGAGATCAGCCTCGACCCGGTGCGGATGGGCGACCCGAAACTGCTGGTCCTGGGCCTGGGGACGACGCTGGGCATCGTCGTGCAGGCGTTGACGCTGATCCCGTTCATGCGCCGGATCGGGTTCCGCTACCGGCCGCTGCTCGGGTGGGACCCGCGGCTCGGCGTGGCCGGCGGCATGGTCCTGTGGATCATGGGCTACGTCGCGGTCGGCGCGGTCGGCTACATCGTGACCACCCGGGTCGCCGCGGCGGCCGACGGCGGCTCGGTCACCACGTACACGAACGCGTGGCTGCTGCTGCAGGTCCCGTACGGCGTCCTCGGCGTCTCGCTGCTGACCGCGCTGATGCCGCGGATGAGCCGGGCCGCGGCGAGCGGGGACACCGGGCAGGTCGTCGCCGACCTGTCGCTGGGTGCGCGGCTGTCCACCGTGGGCCTGGTGCCGATCGCGGCGGTCATGACGGCGTTCGGCGGCGCGCTGGGCACCGCGCTGTTCTCGGTCGGCGCCGGGAGCGGCACCGGCGCGGCCCGCCTCGGCGAGACCATCGCGTGGTCGGCGTTCGGGCTGCTGCCCTACGCCGTGACGATGCTGCAGATGCGGGTCTTCTACGCGATGACCGACTCGCGGACGCCGACGTTGATCCAGGTCGGCATGGTCGCGGTGAAGATCCCGCTGCTGCTCATGTGCCCGCTGCTGCTGCCGCCGGAGCAGGTCGTGCTGGGGCTGGCCGCGGCGAACGGGCTGTCGTTCGTCGGTGGTGCGCTGCTCGGGCAGTGGCTGCTGCGCCGCCGGCTCGGCCGGGCGCGCAGCGTCGAGGTGCTGTCGACGCTGGCCCGGGTCACGCTGGCGTCCGCGGTGGGCGCCGCGCTGGCCTGGGGGCTGGTGCAGCTCGCCGATCCGCTGCTGGCCGGCTGGTCCGACGTCGTGCGGTCCTGGGCCGTGCTGGTGCTCGGGAGCCTCGTCGCGCTGCCGCTGGCCGTCGTCGGCATGCGGGTGCTGAAGGTCGCCGAGCTCGACGCGGTGTTCCGGCGCTTCGCCCGGCGCTGA